From Quercus lobata isolate SW786 chromosome 11, ValleyOak3.0 Primary Assembly, whole genome shotgun sequence:
GAGGACACCACCTTGATATCCTAAACAATGTGCCCGAAGCTGGAGGAAGAGAGACCATCACTGTTGAGAGCTTTAATGATAATCTCAGAGTCACCTTCCACAATTATCTTGCTAAAGCTGAGATCCTTTGTAAAGTAGAGGGCACCCTGAGCTACCAATACTTCCACCATCTCTACAGATGTAGGCAGTGGAATGTGTTGTGTAAAAGCAGCCATAACTAGACCCATGTCATTGCGAATTATCGCTCCCAAGCCTGCGGAGCTGGAGTCACCGAACGTTGCTCCGTCGAAGTTTACTTTCATCCAGTTTGAAGGAGAGGCAACCATTTTGTTACTTTTGGGTGGGAGGGAGCTTTTGGATGGTTGAGGGAGGACTGTTGGAAATCCTGAAGGCTGGCCGATGCCATTTGGTTGATCATAGCTAGAGGAGCAACAGCTTCACCCACACGGAGTTTGTGGCGCCTAGTCCAAATCTGGGAAACTATCATAGCAAACAAATCCACATGGTTACTTCTTTCAGAGCACAGTTGCAATACATCAAGGAAGCTTGAAGCCTTACCCGCTTCATTGACAAGCCATCCAAAGTGGATATTCCAAACCTGCAATAGGGAAGGGCACGACCAAATTGCATGGAGCGAGGTTTCCGATTCCAATCCGTAGTTTGAGCAAGTTGCATCGATTGGGATTTTCCTTTTCCTGAGGTTTAACTTTGATGGCAGTGAGTCTGACCCCAATCTCCATATTAAGGTCTTTACTCTGTTCGGAACTTTTAATCTCCAAATGCCTTTCCACAGCCTCTTAGTACTGGAGAGGTCCGAGGCCCTGGGATGCTCATTTAGTTCCATATTCAAAAACAAGTGATAACCAGACCTTACAGAGTAAACACCATCATTGTTTAGCGGCCAAATCCTTGATTATGGCCGCTTCATTGGGAAGAAAATTTGCGTCAATTATCTCCTGGGAAGTGATAACCAGACCTTACAGAGTAAACACCATCATTGTTTAGCGGCCAAATCCTTGATTATGGCCGCTTCATTGGGAAGAAAATTTGCGTCAATTATCTCCTGGGACCAGCAATGCCCCACACTATCAGTAAGAGTTGAAACCTTTTCCCGGCTGTCCAAAAGAAGGGGTTTGGAAAGGATTTTCTTGAGACTAGGATCAAGCAGCCAATTATCATGGTAAATCTGAATTGATGAACCATTGCCCACTCTCCAAAACATGCCTTGTTGGACAATCTCTCTGCCCTTAAGGATGCTTTTCCATGCAAAAGACCCATTCCCTTCTTTTGCCTCAAGTATGCTGCTCGTAGGGAAAAATTTGGCTTTGAAAAATCTGTAGAACAGGGAGTCCTCATTTGCTAGCAAGCGCCAAACTTGTTTCGCTAGCATCGCATCGTTAAACTTTTGAAGATCCCTAAAGCCCATGTCACCCAAACTCTTTGGTTTACAAATGGTGCTCCACTTGGACCAGTGGATTTTCCTCTGCTCACCTCgctgcccccaccaaaatttcttaATTAGGGATTCTATTTCATTGCAAAGAGTGATTGGGAGCTTGAAACAACTCATGGCATAAGTTGGTATTGCTTGGATGACTGCTTTGAGAAGCACTTCCTGGCCTGCTTGAGAGAGGAACTGCTTCTTCCACCCTTGAAGCTTCGCCCAAACCCTTTCCTTAATGTACCTGAAGCTTGCCCTCTTGTTTTTCCCGATTAGGGTAGGTAAACCTAGGTATTTCTCACATTGCTTCACTTCTTGGACTCCGAGAGAGGCTTTAATTTGGTTAAGGGTGTCCAGGTGGGTAGACTTACTAAAGAAGAGACTCATTTTGTGCATATTTAGGAGCTGCCCCTAAGCTTTCTCATAGCAGGAAAGGAGAGACTTAACTTTCTGGCATTCAAGCATGGAGGCTCGGTAGAAAATCAGGCTATCGTCGGCAAAAAACAAGTGAGTGAGTCTTGGGCCTTTTTTGCAAATGGAGACTCCACGGAAATGATCCGCAGCTTCCGCTTGGTGTAATAGGCTATGGAGACCTTCTGTGCATAGTAGAAACAGATATAGGGAGAGTGGGTCCCCTTGTCTGATGCCTCTCGATGGGCGGATCACGTTTGTAGGATCTCCATTTATAAGTATGGAATAGCTCACCGTGGTAACGCATTCCATCATTAAAGCCACCCACTTCTCATCAAAACCCATCTTTCTCATAATCTTCTCAAGGTATAGCCACTCAACACAGTCGTAGGCCTTACTCATATCCAACTTCAATGCCATGAAACCCGACTTGTTGGACTGGTGATTTTTCATATAGTGAAGGGTTTTAAAGGCCATGAGAACGTTGTTAGTGATGACTCTCCCAGCTTGGAAAGCGCTTTGGTTCTCTGAAACTACAGCAGGCAAGACCATCTTGAGTCTGTTAGCTAGGACTTTGGAAACTAGTTTATAGACCACGTTACAAAGGCTGATGGGCCTGAATTCAGTAATATTTTCTAGAGATTTTACTTTAGGAATCAATGTAATATTGGTATGATTAATCACATCAAGAATTTTGCAATTATTTAAACAATCTAGAACTGCAGAGCAAACCTTATCACCAACAAGAGACCAAAAAGATTGATAGAATAGAGGGGGCACACCGTCTGGGCCAAGGGCCGTGATGGGTTCCATTTGATTCATGGCTGTCTTAACTTCATCCCATGAGAAAGACCGAAGGAGTTGGTCATTCATCTCCTACGTAACTAAGGGTTGGACTGCCTCCAGTACAGCGTCAAATTCTGTGGGGTGAGATGTGGAGAACAGAGCATGGTAGTAATGGGTTGCAATCTCCTTAATTTGGGAGTCCTCCGAACACCAAACATTTGACTCGTTTCTTAAACCCAAAATCCTATTTCTTCGAAATCTCTATAAGGCTTTACTGTGGAAGTATCTTGTGTTTCGGTTCCCCTCCTTCAAAAAAAGAGCTCTAGACCGTTGGTGCCACATTTGACTTTCTTTGTCCAGCAAATCATTGAGCTCTGTTTTCAAAGTCCAGGTTAAATTTGCATCTCCCTTTCCTTTTGCAGCATCTAATTTGGCTTTGTTAAGCCTCTTCGATTTCAGATCAATTGATCTTTTAATGTTACCAAAAGATTGGCAACTCCAGGAGAGGAGTTTATCACCGCAATTTTTGAGTTTACCTACTACCACGGCCATTGAAGCTTCAGGAGAGGAGAGGCCCCAGGCGTCCTTCACAGTCAGGCTACAACCCCCATCACTTAGCCATATCTTTTCGAATTTGAAAGGCCTATTTAGCTTCGGGATTATACCTTCCAAGTGAATTTATCTCCCAAATACCCAAGGTCCTTGAGCCCACATTTGTCAAGGGCATCGTGAAAAGCCTTCATACATCCTTCTTGTCTCGGATCGAGACCCAATTTTTCATGAGACCATAGAATTTCGTTGAAGTCCCCTGCGCACAGCTAAGGGAAGGAAACAGTAAGATGGAGAGACCTGATTAAGGACCAAGTTTCGGGTTTTCTTGCTACTTCCACAAAGCCATAAATACCTGTAAAATGCCATTGGGCTTCTGGATTACTACCAACAATTGTGTCAATATGATTGGGGGAGGAAGAGATTACCTCAATGTGGACcgattttttccaaaacagagCTAGACATCCCGTTTTATTTACCTGAGGGACGAtccaaaaatgatcaaataaaaGCTCCCGACACAGTCATTTCAAACGATCTTCTCCTGCCCAAGTCTCGGCCAAGAAAAGAGCAGTGGGATCTTGATTTCGAACCATGGATCCGAGTTCTCGAACAGTGCGCTGGTTCCCAAGCCCGCGCACGTTCCAGCAAAGCCAACTCATTGGGCTCGGCGGGGCTGGTGAGCAGCCGCCGCCGTTGGAGAGTGGTTGTCATTTTTGTTAATGCCTTGTGAGGCTCTGCGTTTTGTTGGAGAGAGATCATCGAAGGATGATGGGTGGAGACGTTTGTCCAGTGATATGCCCAAAGACTGGTCTTCAGAAAGAAAAGGAGGCCTTTGAATACGGGTccactttttttcttcatgGGCTTGAGGGGAGGCCTGTGACAGGTTTGTAATGTCTTGGAGGGGCTTGGGATTGTTGGGTTGGTGTAATGGTGTGAGTGAGTCTAGGCCTGGGACAACTTTAGAGAAAGGCCCATTAATATCCGTTTGACAGGCCTCGGTGTGATCAAAGCATGAAATATCCTGGTCAATCTCTTTGATCAGTTGTTCAAAGTCCTTGGTGGGGGGAAATTTCAAGTTGGTGTCAACTTTTGAACTTGATTTGGCCTGTTGTGCCCCTAATTTTTTGGGATTGTACTTCTTGAGGTCATTTGCATTAAATGCTGGCAGAGGGGGAGGGGTGGACACTGAGGCCATTTCTGGGGCCACCGTGGACGGTTGAGGAGGCGAATTTGATGAATAGTGGCCTGGgttttccttgtttttcttCGCAAAAAAACCAGGGACATTTATTACATTCTTCCTTGAAGTTTGAAAAGGCGGGGCCTTTAGCCAGGGGCTGAATTGTTGATCTTTTTGTTGAAGTGAGCCTTCGCTGTCAATCCATTTATTACAATCTTTATCTCCATGGGTAAGGAGCCCACACCAATAGCACAAGTTGGGTAAACGTTCATATTTAAATGATACCCAATGCTCTCTACCGTCGTCCAAAGTGATGAGTCTGCCCCTGCAGAGAGGTAGAGAAATATCTACTAGAACTCTAACTCTGATGAAGCTGCCACTGTCACTGTCGGGGGCGTCTGAGTGGTGAATGATGGTTCCTATGACTTAACAAATCTGTTCTGCTACTTCTTTGTTTTGGAACCTAACTGGGATGTCGAAGACTTGTACCCAGAAAGCATCCTTTTTCAAATCTAAGGGGTTAAGGGATGTATCCTTATAATATTAGGTTAGCACCATTAAGTGCTTGTCAAAACACCAAGGTTCCATTTTAAGGATTCTATCAACGTCACCCATGTTGTCGAAGGAGAAGAGCATCAGATGGTTtcctagattttttattttaaaacctGATTTGGCTCTCCATAGAGGAGTGAAGGTGTTGGCTATGGCTTCGATGTTGAGAGGGCGTTTTGTGAGGAATCTAGCTGCAATGGCAAACTCCGATATGGCTTGCTCCTTTCTCAGGCGGAGTCCTGACCCTTCTTTTTCAGAGAGGGAGAGTGAGCTCCAGTGCTTTGTAATGTCCTCCATTGATGGCATCACAGAGCTTAGAAACTATCCTAAGTGTTTCCCAGACCCCTGAGAAAAAACCCACTAGCCTTGAGATAACGTTGTTCTCCCAAGGGACTAACTCACCTTCAACAGGAAGGGACGACAGTGCCACTGCCTAGGCGAAGTTTCCAGAGGAAGACTTTCCTAGCAACAGGACAACTTTTTTGTTGCTTACAGTAGGCACTAGAAAGTGCCAACTAATTGAATTACAAGGCTTTTGacacaataaaaacatttttaataaacatgaacatgattaatatttttgttgaaaaacttattttaacttAACTttatgagaataaaaataataatttaatttataaatataacaaacataaattattagatggtttaaaacttatgtatattgaaaaaatatatcattacataatactaaaaaaaatcaagaataaacATAACAACGTTATGTTTATTTGCATATTCTTAAAAGATGTTAAATGTTAGCATTGATATATTACTTTGGTTCCCTACTTGTCGCTTAAGTTTTCCTATTTCGTATTTTTCCTAATTTCAGGTCCAATATTCGTGCCATTGTTTGGAGGTCTTTTTGAGCTCTGATTTCTTCAAAATTGATATCCCTAGAAAGAtatggatgtctagtttccatAGATTCCAACCTTGTTCAATTTGGAGTTAAGGTTGCCAAGATATCGCATCTAGAAGAGAGGTGACGCAATGTAGGAAATTCTGTGACActtttcttgaaaaattcatTTCTTTCAATCCATGGCAGATATCGTTGAGCCCATTTTGTGAGAGGCATTCAAGACATCATACTTCAATCTTATTTATATAGATTTCTCCAATTGTTACTCAGTATGTATAGTTTGTTTGTGCGAAAATAGTCCAGAAACAACTTTTTTGACTTAAAAATAGTGAAACATTTAATCAGGATTTCAGAATTTTATTGATATCTCATTTGTTTGAACTCCTATTTTGGCCCGTGAACTgtcatttcaaaaagaaaattatgactTACAATATGGTCCAAAATTTAACTCGATTGGACAATTGgatcaaaaaatcaatttttttaccGTCCCTGGTTAGAGTTTTTGGTCTTAATCCTTGTCAGAAGTGACTAAATTAACATGGCACAAGAGGGAAATGATCTATATAGGGAATAAGatgtagaaaaaataatttgtcaTTGATGGTGGAGATGGACCATGTCTATCAAATTTGTTGTTAATTTAACTTCAGATTGACcatgaacctttttttttttttttttttttaaaatcttttatcTTTGAATGATGACTTTAAATGCAATTTGATCacaattaaaaaaccttttcaaTTTACATGAAATGCAGTAATTCAAAAATCTTTTAGATAGAACTTAAGGGtgagaaagaaaatgacatGACTTTTTGCAAGTAATTTAGCTTTCTTAAAGCCACTTTCATCTTCACCTTTAAGCAAATAAGTTACCAGAAATAATTAGGTAGTGAAACCCTTTTGCATGTTTAGGCCATCTATTGTTATATGAGGAAGTTTTCTTCTGCACCCTTGCATGAAAAGAAAGAGGTTAttgttaattaatatatttttataattatgaaGTTGACCTCTAGAGCAAACATAATGAAGCAAATATAAAAGAcaataaatatctaaatttagAACAAGATAAATGGGAGAGATAAAGAGTCAATAGTGTTTGGGTTGCCGtagatttttttccctataaaaaaatttatgttaggTTATCATCTTTTTGTAGAGAGGTCAAGTTGGTTATTTAAAATCCCACCAAAAATTTCTACCATTCAATTTTATTCCAAATTGCCGAGCTTAGTAATGTAACCTTGTAATCAAGTTGTGGTATTAAAGTGGTTGAACGTATGTTGGGATTAGCTAGATGGGATGTGGTTAGTAGGTTGATTTGTCCACCATGGAGTTAATATTCAATTTGCCCCTTGCCCTTTGGTTAAAGGGAACTCCCACCCTCAATGGATATCCCCATCAAAGGGTAGTCCACTTctcaaattgaaaaacaaattaggATACAAAAGTTAAACATTCCCAAAGTTCATTATGTTCCTACAAATTAGGACATGAACTCCCAAAGTTCATTCTATTACTACAAATTAAGACATGATCTTTAAGATACTCCAGGCCCTCTTATCCACCTCTTTGCTCTCACTCACAATTCTATATCTTTAGGATATCTCAACTACATGATTGACCAAGTCAAATCACACACAATGAATCATAGCCAAACATACAATCCTCATTATTCATAATTATCTTATTTATAATATACAATATTGTGAAATGttctttttcatataaaataatatttaaacgTTGCACACATTGTGGGCTATTTGGCCACATAATCCAACATATAAAACTATCATAATCCAAATAATCATGTGATTTTGTGTGTAGTGAACGTGATATTATGGAAAGGGAGTAAGGATTAGTGAGGAGAATTGTTACCTTCTTCCTAACACTTGATTGTGATTAGTTTGATTGGTACTTCGGTCATATCTCTACAACAGCTTGACATGCATATCGAAGAATTGTTGTTGGGTTTCTGGCAAGACTTAAATCAAAAAGTTATTGATTTTGAGAAGACACGTGAGATGCAAATGGTAAGAGCAATTCCATGATTAACATGAGTAAGAAGCTCGATTTCAAAGAAATGTTGAGAAGGTTCTCCATAATTAATAAACCAAAACATGAGGTTGAGGATTTTATATACACCTTGGAAGCAAGAGAAGACATGAATTACAAATTTTCCACCCAAGTATTTAGAATCAAGCTTTGGTTTTATTATCTTTGTGAAAATGATATGAATCATCTTTTCACATAGTTGTCAAAATGTGAATCATATCGTCAAtcgattttgatttttgttttttgttttgttttgttttttttttttttagttttatgtgtCATAAGATACACAAacttgtaataaaatttataaatatacacataaaagatatattcattataaattcagaatatattcaactaaaaactaatttaataatcacttatgtaataatattaaaCAAAGATCAAAACTGCATCATCTTGCATACGAGAAGAATGTTGTATGCAAACATCCTTCTCATAAGGGGTGGATCCTATACTTGTAAGATTCATCCTCCTATAAGAGTGTTGTATGTAGATGTGATAGAAAACAAATTTGTGCATAGACTCCATTTTGACTTCTATAAAAATCCCTCCATGCCATTCCTCAGGGTTCGGGTTATATACCACTAGACCAACCACTCTGTTGTGGAGGTCGGGTAGTAAATCCGAAAGAGGATGGCTCCCTTGTGGCTTTTAAGTATGAACGTATTGTAGGATGGTGTTTTGCATGTGGAAGGTTAGGACATGAGATAAAACACTACTTGGAACCAAGCCACAACCCCTAAAGATGGTGAGTGTTCGTATGGGGAATGGATGAAGGCAGGGAACCAAAGAAGTTTTGGGGTTGATGGTGGATTAATGGTCACCAGAACCGGTACAATCCACTTAAAGAGCCACCAGAACATAGTAGTAAGTGGCCATTAGGTAACCAATCGCCAGCACCATGTCTGGATTCAAGGGTTACACTAAGGGTCCCACTGCTGACTTTGCGCATTGACTCCATTAAAGGAAAAGATTCTAGTCCAAATTCAGTTTCGTCACTTGTGCCTATACCGCTACAAACTATCAGAGATGCTCCTGATAAATTGCATGATTCTTGTAACTTTCCATGTACAGATATGGACCATGACATTGACAACACTGTTACTAAAGATTGGAATAGCTTCTTGGGACAAACAACAAAGGAACCACTGGTAACTTTGATAGAGCATGGGTTGACTACCAACTCCCTACCACCACTGAAACAAGCTAgctggaaaaaaattcaaaagccTAAGACCGCCATCATATTGGAGGAACCACTATCCACCAATATGGTGGGGAATAAATGGACCCACCCTAACACCAATGATGACCATAGTCGAGTAAAGGTAGGTGACCAAAAGAGATCAAAGTTGTCAAACAACCACTGTTCTAATAATGCATCAACAACGGAGGTTGCCATCTAGCCTCGCCGAGTGCCATGATAGTCCTAAGTTTGAACTATCAAGGACTTAGAAACCGCCGAATAGTTCAAGTACTCATTGAGCTAGTGAGAAAAAAAGGacctaaaaatttatttttgatggaGACAAAATTATCTATACAAGAAACGCAACCAATTCAAGCAGAACTGGACTTCCCCTTTATGGTGGCGGTGGTTTAGCTCTACTATGGAAAGATGACTTTGTTTTCCATACTTGACCTATGTCCCCTAACCATACTGATGTGTTTGTCTCAAATCTATTACAGGTTCTTGTAGACATCACAtttttgtaccccttacaatTCGAGCTCCT
This genomic window contains:
- the LOC115966538 gene encoding uncharacterized protein LOC115966538, coding for MSLFFSKSTHLDTLNQIKASLGVQEVKQCEKYLGLPTLIGKNKRASFRYIKERVWAKLQGWKKQFLSQAGQEVLLKAVIQAIPTYAMSCFKLPITLCNEIESLIKKFWWGQRGEQRKIHWSKWSTICKPKSLGDMGFRDLQKFNDAMLAKQVWRLLANEDSLFYRFFKAKFFPTSSILEAKEGNGSFAWKSILKGREIVQQGMFWRVGNGSSIQIYHDNWLLDPSLKKILSKPLLLDSREKVSTLTDSVGHCWSQEIIDANFLPNEAAIIKDLAAKQ